A window from Symbiopectobacterium purcellii encodes these proteins:
- a CDS encoding DJ-1/PfpI family protein has product MTLQIGIYVFDNVEVLDFAGPYEVFTCATRVAGGPEPRFSVFTLGEKRVPVRARAGLKIDPDYALGDHPALDCLIVPGGVVTAEMEKPAVIDWLTHQTPQTTITASVCTGAFLLAKTGLFNHRSVTTHWEDIADLKTMFPTVDVKSDVRWVDQGALVSSAGISAGIDMSLHLVERFAGRELAERTARQLEFDWTENPD; this is encoded by the coding sequence ATGACGCTGCAAATTGGAATTTATGTTTTTGATAATGTTGAGGTATTAGATTTTGCAGGGCCTTATGAAGTCTTTACCTGCGCAACGCGTGTGGCGGGTGGACCCGAACCGCGTTTTAGTGTGTTCACGCTCGGAGAGAAGCGTGTGCCAGTGCGTGCGCGTGCCGGATTAAAGATCGATCCCGACTACGCCCTTGGCGATCATCCTGCACTGGATTGTCTGATCGTCCCCGGAGGGGTGGTTACCGCGGAGATGGAAAAACCCGCGGTTATTGACTGGCTTACCCACCAAACCCCGCAAACAACCATTACGGCATCTGTTTGTACTGGTGCTTTTTTACTCGCAAAAACCGGGCTATTCAACCACCGTTCGGTAACCACCCATTGGGAAGACATTGCCGATTTGAAGACGATGTTCCCTACGGTAGACGTGAAAAGTGATGTGCGCTGGGTTGATCAAGGGGCGCTGGTGTCCTCAGCAGGGATTTCTGCTGGCATTGATATGAGCCTGCATCTGGTTGAGCGTTTTGCGGGGCGCGAATTGGCAGAAAGAACCGCCCGACAACTGGAATTTGACTGGACAGAAAACCCTGACTGA
- a CDS encoding chemotaxis protein, whose product MDNFQKEIDERTNLTSSNKFELLLFRLGPATQGAESELYGINVFKLREIVPMPSLTKAAGMKPPMMGMVNIRGQVIPVIDLPALLGCEPSTGLNILLITEYARSTQAFAVESVDDIVRLDWSQVLAAENGVNSTYITSIARLDADKSSNRLALVLDVEQILHDMNPVDRDIKEDKLKTKGFRLKPGTVAIVADDSKVARSMLEQGLSVMQIPTLMHVTGQEAWNKIQAMAKEAQQEGRPITDKISFVLTDLEMPEMDGFTLTRNIKRDEFLKKLPVIIHSSLSGSANEDHVRKVGADAYVAKFEINELAEAIHSVLD is encoded by the coding sequence ATGGATAATTTTCAAAAAGAGATAGATGAGAGAACAAATCTCACTTCCTCCAATAAATTTGAACTGCTGTTGTTCCGTTTGGGCCCCGCAACGCAGGGTGCCGAGTCTGAGTTGTACGGTATCAATGTGTTCAAACTACGCGAAATCGTACCGATGCCTTCGCTGACCAAAGCGGCGGGCATGAAACCGCCAATGATGGGTATGGTGAATATTCGCGGGCAGGTCATTCCGGTTATCGATCTGCCAGCATTGCTGGGCTGTGAGCCAAGCACTGGGTTGAACATTCTCCTCATTACCGAGTATGCGCGCAGCACGCAGGCTTTTGCCGTGGAATCGGTAGATGATATCGTGCGTCTGGACTGGAGTCAGGTGCTTGCCGCCGAGAATGGGGTTAATTCAACTTACATTACCAGTATCGCACGGCTTGATGCCGATAAATCCAGTAACCGTTTGGCCTTGGTTCTGGACGTAGAACAGATTCTGCACGACATGAATCCGGTCGATCGCGACATCAAAGAAGATAAACTGAAAACCAAAGGGTTCCGCCTGAAGCCGGGCACGGTAGCGATTGTGGCTGATGACTCCAAGGTGGCACGTTCTATGCTCGAACAAGGCTTGAGCGTCATGCAGATTCCTACGTTGATGCATGTCACCGGCCAGGAAGCCTGGAACAAGATTCAGGCGATGGCGAAGGAAGCTCAGCAGGAAGGACGTCCGATTACCGATAAGATCTCCTTTGTGCTGACGGACCTGGAAATGCCTGAAATGGACGGTTTCACGCTGACCCGTAATATCAAGCGTGATGAGTTCCTTAAAAAACTGCCTGTGATTATCCACTCTTCACTCTCTGGCAGTGCCAATGAAGATCACGTGCGCAAGGTGGGCGCGGATGCTTACGTGGCGAAGTTTGAAATTAATGAATTGGCAGAAGCGATTCACTCTGTCTTAGACTGA
- a CDS encoding DMT family transporter, which translates to MPYLLLTMAALFWGGNYVVGHVLVARADPIIMTQARWAITAILLIILYFKQVRQHWPTMRASMGILFFLSVCGQVLFPLTLYIGLQYTTSLNAAIYMSATPAVVLLLNRLVFNDPVSRNNMLGVILSTGGVLYLVVKGEIPTRETFSALNQGDLWTMGSALSWAFYCTFLRKKDKRIPGNAFVAVSALLGAILLIPLVFIHVIDLPSLDAAPYFSGDFLTGLAYLVIFPSWLSYVFWNKGIGDIGATRGEIYTHLIPLSGGVFSLVFLNTTLETFHLVSALLIVFGIWLCSKTPQPA; encoded by the coding sequence ATGCCTTATCTTTTACTCACAATGGCAGCCCTATTCTGGGGGGGAAATTACGTTGTTGGTCATGTTCTGGTTGCACGCGCTGATCCCATCATCATGACGCAAGCGCGCTGGGCTATTACCGCGATCCTGTTGATAATCCTTTATTTCAAACAGGTACGACAACACTGGCCAACGATGCGGGCATCGATGGGGATCCTGTTTTTTCTCTCCGTGTGCGGGCAAGTCCTTTTTCCCTTGACGCTCTATATTGGCTTGCAATATACCACATCGTTAAATGCTGCAATTTACATGTCAGCGACGCCAGCCGTCGTACTACTGCTTAACCGCTTAGTATTCAACGATCCTGTTTCGCGTAACAATATGCTCGGCGTTATCCTCAGTACCGGTGGCGTGTTGTATCTGGTGGTAAAGGGAGAGATCCCCACGCGAGAAACCTTTAGCGCGCTCAATCAGGGCGATTTATGGACCATGGGATCGGCGCTCAGTTGGGCATTCTATTGCACCTTTTTAAGGAAAAAAGATAAACGTATACCGGGTAATGCATTCGTGGCCGTTAGCGCATTGCTCGGCGCGATACTGCTTATTCCCTTGGTGTTTATTCATGTCATCGACCTTCCCTCGCTCGATGCGGCGCCTTACTTTAGCGGGGATTTTTTAACCGGGTTAGCCTATCTGGTAATATTCCCATCCTGGCTCTCCTATGTCTTTTGGAACAAAGGCATTGGCGATATTGGTGCGACGCGAGGAGAAATCTACACTCACCTGATTCCGTTATCAGGCGGCGTGTTTAGTCTGGTGTTTCTCAATACCACGCTGGAAACGTTTCATCTGGTCAGCGCACTACTGATTGTCTTTGGCATCTGGCTGTGTTCAAAAACCCCACAACCGGCATAA
- a CDS encoding CesT family type III secretion system chaperone, which produces MTGTGSERQIHYLGEKLGLDIKLDEKQQILLLIDGKCPVSLQLDDGKWYFYGMVRHLKNEDSPCAFYQKILKESFNTLRTGIGGLCLNESSDILMFVGGFRETNHNADELYENLNHYVQRLDVLRETLE; this is translated from the coding sequence ATGACAGGAACTGGATCGGAAAGACAAATTCATTATTTAGGTGAAAAGTTAGGGCTGGATATAAAATTAGATGAAAAACAACAGATTTTATTATTAATCGATGGTAAATGCCCAGTATCACTGCAACTTGATGATGGGAAATGGTATTTTTATGGCATGGTGCGTCATTTGAAAAATGAAGATAGTCCTTGTGCTTTCTATCAAAAAATTCTCAAAGAGAGTTTTAACACATTACGTACGGGGATTGGGGGGCTGTGCCTCAATGAATCATCGGATATTCTCATGTTCGTTGGTGGGTTTCGAGAGACGAATCACAATGCGGATGAATTGTATGAAAATTTAAATCACTATGTTCAGCGTTTGGATGTGTTGCGTGAGACGCTGGAATAA
- a CDS encoding Na+/H+ antiporter NhaC family protein, whose amino-acid sequence MVNDPKSPRTIKAPSYFDALLPVVTLIVLVGASVALFGLDAVNGPLQVAIILSTMITSMVILKNGHTWEDISESGRKGIATVSGAIFILFSVGALIGTWNMSGTIPTMVYYGIVMIMPNWFYPIAFLVCVGVSLSIGSSWTTAGTLGVGLVGLANMLGLSPEITAGAVISGAYVGDKVSPLSESTVLAAQLNGVELYKHIRTQMWTTLPAAAIALIAFIALGMNQHSAFDANVTDNELKRFNELFHITPWNLLPLFFLLTLSVLKVPASLAIMCSALLAGIMTPIMQPQVVLRFIAEPDTAAPLLAVKAMWTAMATGFQENSGIEQIDALLSRGGMDSMLLTIWLIIGAVTFGIMVDDFGLLNKLVTPLLLRARTVGRLIASVVATAIGLNIAAGDQYIALLLPTRLFKSEFARRGLAPENLSRAVSDAGIVTSPLIPWNSCGAYMAAVLGVSTMAYMPFAIFNIAAPLITLILGITGMNIRRILVTAPNTMQESGEK is encoded by the coding sequence ATGGTCAACGATCCCAAGTCTCCCCGTACAATAAAAGCGCCAAGTTATTTTGATGCTTTACTCCCAGTCGTCACCTTGATCGTGCTGGTAGGGGCTTCCGTTGCCTTATTCGGCTTGGATGCGGTAAATGGCCCGCTGCAAGTTGCAATTATTCTTAGTACCATGATCACGTCGATGGTCATATTAAAAAATGGCCACACGTGGGAAGACATTTCTGAATCAGGGCGAAAAGGGATTGCCACCGTCTCCGGTGCCATCTTTATTCTTTTTTCCGTGGGCGCATTGATTGGCACCTGGAACATGTCCGGCACCATACCAACCATGGTGTATTACGGCATCGTCATGATCATGCCGAACTGGTTTTACCCCATCGCCTTTTTGGTGTGTGTGGGCGTGTCACTCAGTATTGGCAGTTCATGGACAACCGCCGGTACATTGGGTGTTGGCTTGGTCGGATTGGCCAATATGCTCGGCTTATCGCCTGAGATCACCGCCGGTGCCGTCATTTCCGGTGCTTATGTGGGCGATAAAGTATCACCGCTGTCTGAAAGCACCGTATTGGCTGCCCAACTGAATGGTGTCGAGCTGTATAAACATATTCGCACTCAGATGTGGACCACCCTACCCGCAGCAGCTATTGCCTTGATAGCGTTTATTGCGCTCGGTATGAATCAGCACAGTGCCTTCGATGCCAACGTCACGGATAATGAGTTGAAACGGTTTAACGAACTGTTCCACATTACCCCCTGGAATCTGCTGCCTTTATTCTTTTTACTCACGCTCTCGGTATTAAAGGTGCCTGCGTCGCTGGCGATTATGTGCTCCGCATTACTGGCAGGCATTATGACGCCGATAATGCAACCGCAGGTGGTGCTGCGTTTTATTGCTGAGCCAGATACCGCCGCACCACTGCTTGCCGTAAAAGCAATGTGGACAGCGATGGCAACAGGTTTTCAGGAGAATTCGGGGATTGAGCAGATCGATGCGCTGCTGTCGCGCGGTGGCATGGATAGCATGTTACTGACCATCTGGCTCATCATCGGAGCGGTCACCTTCGGTATTATGGTGGACGATTTTGGTCTGCTCAACAAACTGGTTACACCGCTGTTATTACGTGCCAGAACAGTTGGCCGCTTGATTGCTTCGGTCGTTGCTACGGCTATTGGTTTAAACATTGCTGCAGGCGATCAATACATTGCTCTGCTGTTACCCACTCGCTTATTCAAATCTGAATTTGCCCGACGAGGATTGGCACCGGAAAACCTTTCCAGAGCAGTTTCTGACGCCGGTATTGTTACCTCGCCGTTGATTCCCTGGAACTCCTGTGGGGCTTATATGGCAGCGGTGCTCGGTGTCTCTACCATGGCCTACATGCCGTTTGCTATCTTTAACATTGCCGCCCCGTTAATCACATTAATATTGGGCATCACCGGAATGAATATTCGGCGTATCCTTGTCACTGCGCCAAACACAATGCAAGAAAGCGGTGAAAAATAA